Proteins encoded within one genomic window of Candidatus Binatus sp.:
- a CDS encoding citrate synthase codes for MAKDTLSITDNRTGKHYEIAIDEGGVIRAAALKQIKVADDDFGLMSYDPAFTNTASCKSRITYIDGDKGILRYRGYPIEELAEKSNYLETAYLIVKGELPDRDHYGRWENNIKIHTMVHENIKKFMEGYRYDAHPMGMLVGTVGALSTFYLDAKDIHDLESRRLQTRRLIGKIPTLAAFAYRHTKGLPYVYPDNELSYTGNLLSMLFKMTELRYKPNPVLERALDVLFILHADHEQNCSTNAMRSVGSSQPDPYAAAAAAIAALYGPLHGGANEAAIRMLMDIGSVSAIPDMIKKVKNGDRRLMGFGHRVYKNYDPRAKILKEMAAQVFEVTGRNPLIDIAIELERIALQDDYFISHKLYPNVDFYSGIIYQAMGFPMDMFPVLFAIPRTSGWMAQWAEMVRDPEQKIARPRQVYIGEQMRHYTALQSRPKPTQREDAVSEAI; via the coding sequence ATGGCGAAGGACACACTGAGCATCACCGACAATCGCACCGGCAAGCATTATGAGATCGCGATCGACGAGGGCGGCGTGATTCGCGCCGCGGCGCTCAAGCAAATCAAGGTCGCGGACGACGACTTCGGCCTGATGTCATACGACCCGGCGTTCACCAATACGGCCTCATGCAAGAGCCGCATCACATACATCGATGGCGACAAGGGAATCCTGCGCTATCGCGGCTATCCGATCGAGGAGCTGGCCGAGAAGAGCAATTACCTCGAGACTGCGTACCTGATCGTGAAAGGCGAGCTCCCCGATCGCGACCATTACGGTCGCTGGGAGAACAACATCAAGATTCACACGATGGTCCACGAGAACATCAAAAAATTCATGGAGGGCTATCGCTACGACGCGCATCCGATGGGGATGCTGGTCGGGACCGTCGGCGCGCTCTCGACTTTTTATCTCGACGCCAAGGATATCCACGATCTCGAGTCGCGCCGGCTGCAGACCCGCCGCCTGATCGGAAAAATCCCGACGCTCGCGGCGTTCGCCTATCGGCATACCAAGGGCCTGCCCTATGTGTATCCGGACAATGAGCTCAGCTACACCGGCAACCTGCTCTCGATGCTCTTCAAGATGACCGAGCTACGGTATAAGCCCAATCCCGTGCTCGAGCGGGCGCTCGACGTGCTGTTCATCCTGCACGCCGACCACGAGCAGAATTGCTCGACCAACGCGATGCGCTCGGTGGGAAGCTCGCAGCCCGATCCGTACGCCGCCGCGGCCGCGGCGATCGCCGCGCTTTACGGGCCGCTGCACGGCGGGGCCAATGAAGCGGCGATCCGGATGCTGATGGATATCGGCTCGGTATCGGCGATTCCCGACATGATCAAGAAGGTGAAGAACGGCGACCGGCGCCTGATGGGCTTTGGCCATCGCGTGTACAAGAACTACGATCCGCGCGCGAAGATTCTGAAGGAGATGGCGGCGCAGGTGTTCGAAGTCACGGGCCGCAATCCGCTGATCGATATCGCGATCGAGCTCGAACGAATCGCGCTGCAAGACGATTACTTCATCTCGCACAAACTGTATCCGAACGTCGATTTCTACTCGGGGATCATCTACCAGGCGATGGGCTTCCCGATGGACATGTTCCCGGTGCTATTTGCGATTCCGCGCACTTCGGGATGGATGGCGCAGTGGGCCGAGATGGTGCGCGATCCGGAGCAGAAGATCGCGCGTCCGCGCCAGGTCTATATCGGCGAGCAGATGCGCCACTACACGGCGCTGCAATCGCGGCCGAAACCGACCCAGCGCGAGGACGCCGTGAGCGAAGCGATCTAG